The following are from one region of the Paenalkalicoccus suaedae genome:
- a CDS encoding AMP-binding protein — MQQETIARPWIDQYPADIPETIEYDEHTLHHYLKKAATEVPKKSLLEFMGKEMSYQEVYDAALRFANGLQKLGVKKGDRVAIMLANTPQSVISYYGILMAGGIIVQTNPLYMERELEHQMIDSGATVMICLDLVYPKVQNVRDKTALEHVIVTRIKDYLPFPKNVIYPFIQKKNTGMDVKVDFDAHNHDFVRFIQSNRSLEMNVYIDPKEDLALLQYTGGTTGVAKGVMLTHYNLVANTTQCIRWMHKIDHGNEVILGALPFFHVYGMTVGMNFSVMDRSKLVILPKFDTTQTLKAIQKQKVTIFPGAPTMYIGLLNDKNVEKFDLSSINICISGSAPLPLEVQQQFESKTGGKLSEGFGLTEASPVTHFNLMWGKRPQGSIGLPWPDTDVSIVSAETGEQAKPGEVGELIIRGPQIMRGYWNRPEETAATLQNGWLYTGDMGYMDEEGYFYIVDRKKDMIIAGGFNIYPREIEEVLFEHPAIMEAVAIGIPDPYRGETVKAFIVLKDGAKATEEELNAFCRKQLAAYKVPRSYEFRQELPKTMVGKVLRRALQEEEKERMTS; from the coding sequence ATGCAGCAAGAGACAATCGCACGACCATGGATCGATCAATATCCAGCAGATATTCCAGAGACAATCGAGTACGATGAGCATACGTTGCATCACTATTTAAAAAAAGCAGCAACAGAGGTACCAAAAAAATCGTTGCTTGAATTTATGGGTAAAGAAATGTCGTATCAGGAAGTCTATGATGCAGCTCTACGATTTGCCAATGGATTACAAAAGCTCGGAGTGAAAAAAGGGGACCGTGTCGCGATTATGCTCGCTAACACCCCACAGTCCGTGATTAGCTACTATGGCATACTGATGGCTGGTGGTATTATTGTCCAAACAAATCCGCTCTATATGGAGCGCGAGCTTGAACATCAAATGATCGACTCTGGAGCGACAGTCATGATTTGTTTGGACCTTGTTTATCCAAAGGTGCAAAACGTTCGTGACAAAACGGCGTTAGAGCATGTGATCGTCACGCGGATTAAGGACTACTTGCCTTTCCCAAAAAACGTGATCTATCCGTTCATTCAAAAGAAAAATACGGGTATGGACGTCAAAGTCGATTTTGATGCACACAATCACGACTTTGTCCGATTCATACAGTCAAATAGAAGTCTTGAAATGAATGTGTATATTGATCCAAAAGAGGATCTAGCGCTACTACAATACACTGGTGGAACGACAGGCGTTGCGAAGGGCGTTATGCTCACACACTACAATTTAGTTGCAAATACGACACAGTGCATTCGCTGGATGCATAAGATAGATCATGGCAATGAAGTTATTTTAGGAGCACTTCCATTCTTCCACGTGTATGGAATGACGGTTGGCATGAACTTTTCTGTCATGGATCGCTCGAAGCTTGTTATCCTGCCTAAGTTTGATACAACGCAAACGTTAAAAGCGATTCAAAAGCAAAAAGTAACGATCTTCCCTGGTGCACCAACGATGTACATAGGGCTTTTAAACGATAAGAATGTCGAGAAATTCGACCTGTCTTCTATCAACATTTGTATTAGTGGATCAGCGCCACTTCCGCTTGAAGTGCAACAGCAGTTTGAGTCCAAAACAGGAGGCAAACTCTCAGAAGGATTCGGATTAACAGAGGCGTCCCCTGTCACGCACTTTAATTTAATGTGGGGCAAACGCCCGCAAGGTAGCATTGGCTTACCTTGGCCAGATACAGACGTAAGCATTGTTTCGGCCGAGACGGGAGAGCAGGCTAAGCCAGGCGAGGTGGGCGAATTAATTATTCGCGGTCCGCAGATTATGCGCGGATATTGGAATCGTCCTGAAGAAACCGCGGCGACCCTTCAAAACGGATGGCTGTATACGGGTGACATGGGATACATGGATGAAGAAGGCTATTTTTATATTGTCGATCGCAAAAAAGATATGATTATTGCAGGTGGATTTAATATTTACCCCCGTGAAATTGAAGAAGTCCTGTTTGAGCACCCAGCAATAATGGAGGCCGTCGCTATCGGGATTCCAGATCCTTATCGCGGGGAAACGGTAAAAGCGTTTATCGTACTTAAAGATGGTGCGAAGGCAACGGAAGAAGAGCTAAACGCTTTTTGCCGAAAGCAGCTTGCCGCGTATAAAGTGCCACGTAGCTATGAATTCAGACAAGAACTACCTAAAACGATGGTAGGGAAAGTGTTAAGACGCGCGCTCCAAGAAGAAGAGAAGGAGCGTATGACTAGCTAA
- a CDS encoding long-chain-fatty-acid--CoA ligase: protein METLTKKPWFDQYPAEIPTSIEYEEMTLQGYLKRAANEFPTKSALHFMGTEMSYKELYEASLKLANQLRTIGVEQGDRVAIMLANTPQAVISYYGALFAGAIVVQTNPLYVEREIEHQMTDSGAKVMICLDLVYPRVAKVKDKTPLKHIIVTGIKDYLPFPKNVIYPFIQKKNTGIKVDLTYTDTLLSFTALLEKGSKEEIPLSIDPKQDLALLQYTGGTTGPAKGVMLTHYNLVVNTQQCEEWMYKMKHGEEVIIAALPFFHVYGMTTVMNLAIRMAFKMIIIPKFDPKAILKSIEKHKATLYPGAPTMYIGLLNHPDIQKHDLSSIKACISGSAPLPVEVQSRFETATKGSLVEGYGLTETSPVAIANFIWGRRKQGSIGVPWPDTDVTILSAEAGEEAEPNEVGEIMIKGPQVMKGYWNQPEATQASFRGDWFLTGDMGYMDEEGFFYIVDRKKDMIIAGGFNIYPREVEEVLYEYDSVQEVCVIGVPDPYRGETVKAFIVPKEGQSINESDLDEYCRKHLAAFKVPKFYEFRDELPKTMVGKILRRVLVEEEKKKRENT from the coding sequence GTGGAAACGTTAACGAAAAAACCTTGGTTTGATCAATATCCAGCTGAAATACCGACTTCCATTGAGTACGAAGAGATGACGCTACAAGGGTACTTGAAGCGAGCAGCAAACGAATTTCCTACTAAGAGTGCCCTTCACTTTATGGGAACGGAAATGTCTTATAAAGAGCTATATGAGGCATCACTCAAGCTTGCCAATCAGCTTCGTACTATCGGCGTTGAACAAGGGGACCGCGTAGCCATCATGCTTGCCAATACACCACAAGCCGTTATTTCTTATTATGGCGCACTGTTTGCAGGAGCGATTGTCGTGCAAACGAACCCTCTCTATGTGGAGAGGGAAATAGAGCACCAAATGACGGATTCAGGTGCGAAAGTGATGATTTGCCTAGATCTCGTTTATCCAAGAGTGGCAAAGGTAAAGGACAAAACGCCTCTAAAACACATCATTGTGACGGGGATTAAAGATTACCTTCCTTTCCCTAAGAACGTGATCTATCCGTTCATTCAAAAGAAAAATACGGGTATCAAAGTGGATTTAACTTACACTGACACACTTCTAAGCTTTACCGCTCTTTTAGAAAAAGGGTCGAAGGAAGAAATACCGCTTTCGATTGATCCAAAACAAGATTTAGCTCTTTTGCAATACACAGGGGGAACGACCGGACCTGCAAAAGGAGTTATGCTTACGCACTATAATTTAGTTGTTAATACTCAGCAGTGTGAAGAGTGGATGTACAAGATGAAGCACGGCGAAGAGGTTATTATCGCCGCTCTCCCATTTTTCCACGTATACGGGATGACGACTGTGATGAACTTAGCGATTCGGATGGCATTTAAAATGATTATTATTCCTAAATTTGATCCGAAGGCTATTTTAAAATCGATTGAGAAGCATAAAGCGACGCTCTATCCAGGCGCGCCGACGATGTACATTGGGCTATTAAATCACCCAGATATTCAAAAGCACGATTTATCCTCGATAAAAGCGTGTATTAGTGGATCGGCGCCACTGCCTGTCGAGGTGCAGTCACGATTTGAGACAGCGACAAAAGGTAGCCTAGTAGAAGGATACGGATTAACGGAGACATCACCTGTAGCCATTGCTAACTTTATATGGGGAAGAAGAAAGCAGGGCTCCATTGGAGTACCGTGGCCAGATACAGATGTCACCATTCTTTCGGCAGAGGCAGGGGAGGAAGCAGAGCCGAATGAGGTTGGTGAGATCATGATTAAAGGTCCGCAGGTGATGAAGGGTTACTGGAATCAGCCAGAGGCTACGCAAGCATCCTTTAGAGGAGATTGGTTCTTGACTGGTGACATGGGTTACATGGACGAAGAAGGTTTCTTTTATATTGTTGATCGTAAAAAAGATATGATCATTGCAGGTGGATTTAATATTTATCCACGTGAAGTGGAAGAGGTTCTTTATGAGTATGATAGCGTGCAGGAGGTTTGTGTCATTGGCGTTCCTGATCCTTACCGTGGGGAGACGGTTAAGGCGTTTATTGTACCAAAAGAGGGCCAATCGATTAATGAGTCTGACTTAGATGAATATTGCCGTAAGCACTTAGCTGCGTTTAAAGTACCAAAGTTTTATGAGTTTAGAGACGAACTCCCAAAAACAATGGTAGGTAAAATTCTAAGACGTGTACTCGTTGAGGAAGAAAAGAAAAAGAGAGAAAATACGTAA
- a CDS encoding DUF350 domain-containing protein, translating into MEAFFQHSYMFTAGIYSIVVIFIIVALAIFEWITSYKTWEEIKLGNIAVALATGGKVFGVANVFRYSIEANDSVLAMLGWGGFGFLLLLFVYFIFEFLTPGFKVDAELKADNRAVGLISFILSVSLSFVIGASI; encoded by the coding sequence GTGGAGGCATTTTTTCAGCACAGCTACATGTTTACAGCAGGTATTTACAGCATCGTCGTTATCTTCATTATCGTAGCATTAGCGATTTTTGAGTGGATCACGTCCTATAAAACTTGGGAAGAGATCAAACTCGGCAACATCGCAGTCGCACTCGCAACTGGCGGAAAAGTGTTTGGGGTGGCAAACGTTTTCCGTTATTCGATCGAAGCAAACGACTCCGTCTTAGCCATGCTTGGCTGGGGTGGATTCGGATTTTTACTCCTGCTGTTCGTTTATTTTATCTTTGAATTTTTAACGCCAGGCTTCAAAGTAGACGCAGAACTCAAGGCAGATAACCGCGCCGTCGGACTCATCTCCTTCATCCTCTCCGTCTCTCTGTCGTTCGTGATCGGCGCAAGCATATAA
- a CDS encoding endonuclease MutS2, whose amino-acid sequence MMERVCRVLEYDKMKEQLMPYAGSSLGKQRVSELMPSLDFTHIQKEQKKTAEASKVVRLKGQAPLGGLRDIRASIKRTEIGGSLNAHELLDISSTIYASRRFKTFVETMVEDEIELSILPEMVAEIVPLTDLQREIDQAIDENGHVLDSASPALRTIRQQIRSHESAVKSKLESITRSSSGRKMLSDAIVTIRNDRYVIPVKAEYRGHYGGIVHDQSSSGATLFVEPENVVQINNQLREARTKEKYEVERILVELSGKVSEFTGELSVIVATMTEVDFMFAKATYAAAMKATEPNLNEDGVVSMKKARHPLISKDDIVPIDIELGDRFTSLIITGPNTGGKTVTLKTLGLLTLMVQSGLHIPVEDGSTAAVFQKIFADIGDEQSIEQSLSTFSSHMTNIVSIMEQVDFQSLVLFDELGAGTDPTEGAALAMSILDHVYRVGARVIATTHYSELKGYAYNREGVMNASVEFDVETLRPTYRLLIGVPGRSNAFAISKRLGLRDAIIDEAKGYVSEDSNKVEKMISSLEDSRKQAELDHEEAKKLRAEAEQLHRDLQEKMEELDENRDRLLQSAEDKAAKYVKKAQEEAEQIIAELRERQKNNPAIKDHELIDARKRLSEAEPNLVKKKAPKPKLPKPKIDKLIPGDEVKVISFDQKGHIVDKVNDKEYYVQLGMMKMKVKKDDILYLNRPKAVETKALSNVRGRNAHVKTELDLRGERFENAMLDVEKYLDDAVLAGYHQVSIIHGKGTGALRKGVQELLNSHPNVAETRLGSAGEGGSGVTVAKLK is encoded by the coding sequence ATGATGGAACGAGTTTGTCGTGTCCTTGAATACGATAAAATGAAGGAGCAACTCATGCCATACGCTGGCTCAAGCTTAGGTAAGCAGCGTGTGAGTGAGCTCATGCCTTCATTAGATTTTACCCATATACAAAAAGAGCAAAAGAAAACGGCGGAAGCGAGCAAGGTTGTCCGTCTAAAAGGACAGGCTCCTTTAGGCGGCCTGCGCGATATCCGCGCGTCCATTAAGCGTACGGAGATTGGCGGATCGCTAAATGCGCATGAGCTACTAGACATCTCCTCGACGATTTATGCGAGCAGACGCTTCAAAACATTTGTTGAGACGATGGTAGAGGACGAGATTGAGCTCTCGATTTTACCTGAGATGGTAGCGGAAATTGTGCCTCTAACGGATCTGCAGCGTGAGATTGATCAAGCAATCGATGAGAACGGGCACGTGCTTGATTCGGCGAGCCCAGCGCTTCGCACGATCAGACAACAGATTCGCTCGCATGAATCCGCGGTCAAGTCCAAGCTCGAGAGCATTACTAGATCTTCTTCGGGACGGAAAATGCTGTCGGACGCCATCGTAACGATCCGTAATGATCGTTACGTTATTCCAGTTAAGGCAGAGTACCGTGGTCACTACGGTGGAATCGTGCATGACCAGTCTTCATCTGGTGCGACCCTCTTTGTAGAACCGGAGAACGTCGTCCAAATTAATAACCAGCTTCGCGAAGCCCGCACGAAGGAAAAATACGAGGTGGAGCGAATTTTAGTGGAGCTGTCTGGAAAAGTAAGTGAGTTTACAGGTGAGTTATCGGTGATCGTCGCAACGATGACAGAAGTAGACTTCATGTTTGCGAAAGCAACGTATGCCGCTGCGATGAAGGCAACGGAGCCTAATCTAAACGAAGATGGCGTTGTAAGTATGAAAAAAGCGCGGCATCCATTAATCTCAAAAGATGATATCGTTCCTATTGATATTGAGCTTGGCGACCGTTTTACTTCGTTAATTATCACGGGTCCAAACACAGGTGGTAAGACCGTTACGCTCAAAACGCTCGGTCTCCTCACCTTGATGGTACAATCCGGTCTTCACATTCCGGTTGAGGACGGATCGACTGCTGCTGTCTTCCAAAAGATTTTCGCAGACATTGGTGATGAGCAGTCCATTGAGCAAAGCTTGAGTACCTTCTCCTCGCACATGACAAACATCGTTTCGATCATGGAGCAGGTGGACTTCCAGTCACTCGTCCTCTTTGACGAGCTTGGCGCAGGGACAGATCCTACGGAGGGGGCGGCGCTTGCGATGTCGATCCTCGATCACGTGTACCGAGTTGGCGCGCGAGTAATTGCAACGACTCACTATAGTGAGCTCAAGGGCTATGCGTACAACCGCGAAGGCGTCATGAACGCGAGCGTAGAGTTTGATGTGGAAACATTGAGACCGACGTACCGCTTACTTATCGGCGTTCCTGGCCGCAGTAACGCCTTTGCAATCAGTAAAAGACTCGGGCTGCGCGATGCCATTATTGACGAGGCAAAAGGATACGTGTCCGAAGACAGTAACAAAGTCGAGAAGATGATCTCTTCTTTAGAGGATAGTCGCAAGCAGGCAGAGCTCGATCACGAGGAAGCGAAGAAGCTTCGCGCGGAAGCGGAGCAACTCCACCGCGATCTTCAAGAAAAAATGGAAGAACTCGATGAAAACCGAGACAGACTGCTTCAGTCAGCAGAAGATAAAGCAGCTAAATACGTGAAAAAAGCGCAGGAGGAAGCAGAGCAAATCATTGCAGAGCTTCGCGAGCGTCAAAAAAATAACCCTGCGATTAAAGATCACGAGCTTATCGATGCACGAAAGCGATTGAGCGAAGCGGAACCAAATCTCGTAAAGAAAAAGGCTCCAAAGCCAAAACTACCAAAGCCGAAGATCGATAAACTGATCCCAGGTGATGAAGTCAAAGTCATTAGCTTTGATCAAAAGGGTCACATTGTAGACAAAGTAAATGACAAAGAATATTACGTCCAGCTCGGCATGATGAAGATGAAGGTTAAAAAAGACGATATCCTTTATCTTAACCGTCCTAAAGCAGTCGAAACGAAGGCACTGTCAAACGTACGAGGTAGAAATGCGCACGTGAAGACGGAGCTCGATCTGCGTGGAGAGCGCTTTGAGAATGCGATGCTAGACGTTGAAAAGTATTTAGATGATGCGGTATTAGCTGGCTATCATCAAGTATCCATCATTCACGGTAAAGGGACCGGCGCGCTTCGAAAAGGCGTACAGGAGCTATTGAACAGTCATCCTAACGTAGCAGAAACGCGTTTAGGCTCTGCAGGCGAAGGTGGCTCAGGCGTTACCGTGGCCAAGCTGAAGTAA
- the polX gene encoding DNA polymerase/3'-5' exonuclease PolX, translated as MNKKDIIQILEKIAVYMEIKGENGFKISAYRKAAQALEKDERPITDIEDPASLTGIGKGTASVINELIESGESSVLNELKQEVPEGLLSLLSLPGLGGKKIGKLYAELGITDAESLKKACEEGKVRELAGFAAKTEEKILAGVAEMGKRPDRLTLAQVYPAVVDLEQKLNDAPGVKRWELAGSYRRGRETVKDLDFILSTEDPLAVRDYLTQFEHIHAIIGQGETKVSLELTYGDTIVPVDFRMIEDRSFATTLHHFTGSKDHNVMMRQLAKKRGEKISEYGVEVEETGEVLYFETESDFFAHFDLPFIAPERREGTTEMEQDVKDLVQLDDINGDLHMHTTWSDGAQSIEEMIERCQEKGYSFMAITDHSQYLKVANGLTVERLKRQHEEIRTLREQYNDIYVFTGIEMDILPNGDLDYEDEVLEHVDFVIASIHSSFQQDQETIMERLEKACRNPHVAMIAHPTGRLIGRRDGYDVDLDRLIELAKETNTILELNANPNRLDLEAKWLKKAQEAGALIAINTDAHRYDMLEHMPVGVKNARRGWLSKDTVVNTWSKEKLAEWLQSR; from the coding sequence ATGAACAAGAAGGATATTATTCAGATACTAGAAAAAATTGCAGTATATATGGAGATTAAGGGTGAGAATGGATTTAAAATTTCCGCGTATCGAAAGGCTGCGCAAGCGCTTGAGAAGGATGAGCGTCCGATTACGGATATTGAGGATCCGGCGAGCTTAACGGGCATTGGTAAAGGGACGGCTTCGGTAATTAACGAGCTAATAGAATCTGGGGAGTCGAGCGTACTAAATGAGCTTAAACAAGAGGTACCGGAGGGGCTACTATCCCTACTATCGCTACCAGGGCTTGGTGGAAAGAAGATTGGTAAGCTATACGCGGAGCTTGGAATCACGGATGCAGAGAGCTTAAAAAAAGCGTGCGAGGAAGGGAAAGTGAGAGAGCTCGCAGGTTTTGCTGCTAAAACGGAGGAAAAGATTCTCGCTGGCGTTGCGGAGATGGGGAAGCGTCCTGATCGCTTAACGCTCGCGCAAGTGTATCCGGCGGTCGTTGATCTAGAGCAAAAGCTAAATGATGCGCCTGGCGTGAAGCGCTGGGAGCTTGCAGGTAGCTACCGCCGTGGCCGTGAGACCGTAAAGGATTTAGATTTTATCCTGTCGACGGAGGATCCGCTTGCAGTTAGAGACTATTTAACGCAGTTTGAGCATATACACGCCATCATTGGGCAGGGTGAAACAAAGGTATCACTGGAATTAACGTACGGAGATACGATCGTACCTGTTGATTTTAGAATGATTGAAGACCGTTCGTTTGCAACAACGCTCCATCACTTTACTGGTTCAAAGGATCATAATGTGATGATGCGTCAGCTTGCGAAAAAGCGTGGCGAGAAGATCAGTGAGTACGGTGTGGAGGTAGAAGAGACGGGAGAAGTGCTGTACTTTGAGACAGAGTCAGACTTCTTTGCGCATTTTGATCTACCGTTTATTGCACCTGAAAGACGAGAAGGAACAACGGAAATGGAGCAGGACGTCAAAGACCTGGTTCAACTTGACGATATAAACGGCGATTTACACATGCACACGACGTGGAGCGATGGTGCTCAGTCGATTGAAGAAATGATCGAAAGATGCCAAGAAAAAGGCTACTCCTTTATGGCAATCACCGATCATTCGCAGTATTTAAAAGTGGCGAATGGCTTAACGGTGGAAAGATTGAAACGTCAGCATGAGGAAATACGTACATTACGAGAGCAGTACAACGATATTTATGTGTTCACTGGTATTGAGATGGATATTTTACCTAATGGCGATCTTGACTATGAAGATGAGGTATTGGAGCACGTCGATTTTGTGATTGCGTCGATCCACTCCTCGTTTCAACAAGATCAAGAGACGATTATGGAGCGGTTAGAGAAGGCGTGTCGCAACCCGCATGTGGCGATGATTGCTCACCCTACAGGGCGACTCATCGGTAGACGTGATGGCTATGATGTCGATTTAGATCGTTTAATTGAGCTTGCAAAAGAGACAAACACGATTTTGGAGCTAAACGCCAATCCAAATCGATTAGATTTAGAAGCAAAGTGGTTAAAGAAAGCGCAGGAGGCAGGAGCCCTCATTGCGATTAATACAGATGCACACCGCTACGATATGCTCGAGCATATGCCGGTTGGTGTTAAAAACGCGCGTCGCGGCTGGTTATCGAAAGACACGGTAGTAAATACGTGGTCAAAGGAGAAGCTCGCGGAGTGGTTGCAGAGTAGATAA
- a CDS encoding CvpA family protein, with protein sequence MLSLILFLLLLISFFVGFRRGFALQFVHLLGLIAALVVAYVYYEPVAEFIRLWIPFPTLSSDSNWSLLVDSFNLEAVYYNGIAFAGLFFITKFVAQIIASLFDFLAHLPILNFVNNWLGGALGFAEGVVMIAIAVHLAALLQVDAVQAALQSSTVAQYIFDYTPVVSEEIKDLWVNGRNG encoded by the coding sequence ATGTTAAGTTTGATATTATTTTTACTGCTGTTAATAAGCTTTTTCGTCGGATTTAGACGAGGCTTTGCTCTGCAGTTTGTACATTTACTAGGATTAATAGCGGCACTCGTAGTAGCCTATGTATACTATGAGCCAGTCGCAGAGTTTATACGATTATGGATTCCGTTCCCAACATTATCATCGGATTCTAACTGGAGCCTATTAGTAGATTCCTTTAATTTAGAGGCTGTTTATTATAACGGGATCGCGTTCGCTGGTCTGTTCTTTATAACCAAATTTGTTGCGCAAATCATTGCTTCTCTCTTTGATTTTTTAGCACATCTCCCTATCCTAAACTTTGTGAATAACTGGTTGGGTGGAGCGCTTGGTTTTGCAGAGGGCGTTGTCATGATTGCCATTGCTGTACATCTTGCAGCGTTGTTACAGGTTGACGCTGTTCAGGCGGCACTCCAATCGTCGACTGTCGCTCAATATATTTTTGACTACACTCCCGTGGTTTCCGAGGAAATCAAGGATCTATGGGTGAATGGTAGAAACGGATAA
- the zapA gene encoding cell division protein ZapA codes for MDQGSDKIKTVVTIYNQQYTVVGNERSEHVQEAATFINDKMKELKRSNPSLTGTQLAVLAALNISNDYIALKRANEKDED; via the coding sequence GTGGATCAAGGGTCAGATAAAATCAAAACAGTCGTAACAATTTATAACCAGCAGTATACCGTCGTAGGAAATGAGCGCTCCGAGCACGTTCAGGAAGCAGCTACGTTTATTAACGATAAAATGAAAGAGTTAAAACGCTCTAACCCTTCATTAACTGGGACGCAGCTAGCAGTGCTTGCGGCTCTTAATATTAGCAACGACTATATAGCCTTAAAACGGGCGAATGAAAAGGATGAGGACTAA
- a CDS encoding phosphoribosylanthranilate isomerase, which translates to MSKFDVFVHIARSLNLIGITPLLMGSVGFERVTGLHVDAQDIDIHVPGDQRGWEVPATENVFQWENIMQVMESLDFTLIDLHEHAFSNGKEMVEFGIIDTLPDFAGIKLEDLEIHTVRGVRFYLLTPSQYLRVYEASSKDSYRVNKNNDKDQTKIQLLENLLGK; encoded by the coding sequence ATGTCTAAATTTGATGTTTTTGTTCACATAGCTCGCTCATTAAATTTGATAGGGATCACTCCATTATTGATGGGGTCGGTAGGCTTTGAGAGGGTTACCGGTTTACATGTTGATGCTCAGGATATAGATATTCATGTTCCTGGTGATCAAAGAGGTTGGGAGGTCCCTGCTACAGAAAATGTCTTTCAGTGGGAGAATATCATGCAAGTGATGGAGTCCCTAGACTTTACCTTAATTGATTTGCATGAACACGCATTTTCGAACGGAAAAGAGATGGTCGAGTTTGGTATCATAGATACGTTGCCAGACTTTGCGGGAATTAAGCTTGAGGATTTAGAGATACATACAGTGCGAGGAGTAAGATTCTATTTGTTAACGCCAAGTCAGTATTTACGTGTGTATGAGGCTTCATCGAAGGATAGCTATCGAGTTAATAAGAATAATGATAAGGATCAAACGAAAATTCAATTGTTAGAGAATTTGTTAGGTAAATAA
- the rnhC gene encoding ribonuclease HIII gives MSNHVLAVSAATLQKIKAHYSRYHKAKLPPGAVFVAKLDDCNITGYKSGKVMFQGKGAEEEASLWQSQASAGKGPTASKTRKAVGDHQYAPPSEILHLELIGSDETGTGDYFGPMTVVAAHLTRDQLETVESWGIRDSKTIRDDVIRALAPKLLKECTYGLVVVRNEKYNELNEKGLNQGQMKALMHHQALQKVFKKLEDGGLHTDGVLIDQFVAPNRYMEYLRSMGHSWKREEPLYFATKAEGLHPAVAAASVLARYAFLREMDKLSEQLGVTLLKGASAKVDASAREIVRTHGEDVLKSVTKWHFSNTQRALK, from the coding sequence ATGTCGAATCATGTATTAGCTGTGTCGGCTGCGACGTTACAAAAAATAAAGGCGCATTATAGTCGCTACCATAAGGCGAAGTTGCCGCCTGGCGCTGTATTTGTTGCCAAGCTTGATGATTGCAATATCACTGGCTATAAGTCAGGTAAAGTGATGTTTCAAGGAAAAGGGGCGGAAGAGGAAGCAAGCCTTTGGCAATCGCAGGCTTCTGCAGGCAAGGGGCCTACGGCGAGTAAAACGCGCAAGGCAGTCGGTGATCATCAGTATGCGCCGCCGAGCGAAATCCTACATTTAGAGCTAATCGGGAGCGACGAGACGGGAACGGGCGATTACTTCGGTCCGATGACGGTTGTGGCAGCTCATCTCACTCGTGATCAGCTTGAGACGGTGGAGTCCTGGGGCATTCGCGATTCTAAAACGATTCGTGATGACGTCATTCGAGCGCTCGCGCCTAAGTTACTTAAAGAATGTACGTATGGCTTAGTCGTGGTGAGAAACGAAAAGTATAATGAGCTTAACGAGAAAGGGCTTAACCAAGGCCAAATGAAGGCTCTTATGCATCATCAAGCGTTGCAAAAGGTGTTTAAAAAGCTAGAGGATGGCGGCTTACACACGGATGGCGTGTTAATTGACCAGTTCGTCGCGCCGAATCGGTACATGGAATACCTACGTTCGATGGGCCACTCGTGGAAACGTGAGGAACCCCTTTACTTTGCGACTAAAGCTGAGGGACTTCATCCAGCAGTTGCTGCAGCGTCCGTATTGGCTAGGTATGCCTTTTTGAGAGAGATGGATAAACTTTCTGAGCAATTAGGTGTGACCTTGCTTAAAGGTGCGAGTGCAAAAGTAGATGCTTCTGCCAGAGAAATTGTGCGGACGCACGGGGAAGATGTGTTGAAGAGTGTGACGAAGTGGCATTTTTCGAATACGCAGCGGGCGTTGAAATAA
- a CDS encoding GNAT family N-acetyltransferase, which yields MNADKNVPQDLKVRPITMNDYDTVLTWSKDDLFCSANGWDLNRSPEELYSWWLRCVHNEAEDFIRMGIELNESLIGYADVACIEDQTAELGIAVGDSKLWGKGLGYHSAICMMEYASKELGITTFNAETHEANVRSINMLKKIGFKETSRLGSEEYQGKNSRQIQYEYNL from the coding sequence ATGAATGCTGATAAAAACGTGCCACAGGACTTAAAGGTAAGACCTATAACCATGAATGATTATGACACTGTTTTGACATGGAGCAAGGATGATCTTTTTTGCTCAGCTAATGGATGGGATTTAAATAGAAGCCCTGAAGAACTATATAGTTGGTGGCTCAGATGTGTTCATAACGAAGCGGAAGATTTTATTAGGATGGGAATTGAGCTTAACGAGAGTCTAATTGGATATGCAGATGTGGCTTGTATTGAAGATCAGACTGCTGAGCTAGGTATTGCAGTTGGTGATAGTAAGTTGTGGGGAAAAGGGCTTGGATACCATTCTGCCATATGTATGATGGAGTATGCCTCAAAAGAGTTAGGAATTACAACGTTTAACGCAGAAACACACGAAGCCAATGTTCGCTCGATAAACATGCTTAAGAAGATAGGATTTAAAGAAACAAGTAGATTAGGAAGCGAAGAATATCAAGGGAAGAACAGCCGACAAATACAATATGAATATAACTTATAA